From Streptomyces sp. CMB-StM0423, a single genomic window includes:
- a CDS encoding phosphatidylserine decarboxylase: MPHSPDNVPRRRIRLARGASPWLLPTLATAAVTAVRARRSGRWPDRLAAVPPAALAAGMLWFFRDPDREIAEGRVISPADGVVQSIMPWPDGRTRVAIFMSPLNVHVNRAPLAGTVRSVEHVPGGYVPAFNKESENNERVVWHLDTELGDVEMVQIAGAVARRIVPYVTGGTKVEQGERVGLIRFGSRVDVYLPQGIDPGVDVGQATTAGVTRLDRD, translated from the coding sequence ATGCCCCACAGCCCAGATAACGTTCCGCGCCGCCGGATCCGCCTGGCGCGCGGCGCATCGCCGTGGCTCCTGCCGACCTTGGCCACCGCCGCCGTCACCGCCGTCCGCGCCCGCCGCAGCGGGCGCTGGCCCGACCGGCTGGCCGCCGTGCCCCCCGCCGCGCTGGCGGCGGGCATGCTGTGGTTCTTCCGCGACCCCGACCGCGAGATCGCCGAGGGCCGGGTCATCTCCCCCGCGGACGGCGTGGTGCAGAGCATCATGCCGTGGCCCGACGGCCGCACCCGGGTCGCGATCTTCATGAGCCCGCTGAACGTGCACGTGAACCGCGCGCCGCTGGCCGGCACCGTCCGCTCCGTGGAGCACGTCCCCGGCGGCTACGTCCCGGCGTTCAACAAGGAGAGCGAGAACAACGAGCGCGTCGTGTGGCACCTGGACACCGAGCTCGGCGACGTCGAGATGGTCCAGATCGCCGGCGCGGTCGCCCGCCGCATCGTGCCGTACGTGACCGGCGGCACCAAGGTCGAGCAGGGCGAGCGCGTCGGGCTGATCCGCTTCGGCTCCCGCGTCGACGTGTACCTGCCGCAGGGCATCGACCCCGGCGTGGACGTCGGCCAGGCCACCACGGCGGGGGTGACGCGCCTTGACCGTGATTGA
- the pssA gene encoding CDP-diacylglycerol--serine O-phosphatidyltransferase gives MTVIDPETKAGWVPEVDEDDDDMPLSTRLSIADTLTLANATCGFLAVYFTTTGVLVPHLAGEDAGGIARHSAATAVILMLLASVFDLFDGLVARKLRSSAMGAELDNLSDLISFGLAPAYFVLVYGMVADDAYQRVSTVAAVAVVLAVVLRLARFSCVTVRDGVFQGMPSPFGALTVISVVLLELPFVPTLLAIVGVAWLMVSRVEYPKPRGRLAVATLVWIFISMTCLGAWAFDAPNGQLLLQTGCALQIVTAATIPLFATARRVNTFRVGRREARAAAQG, from the coding sequence TTGACCGTGATTGATCCGGAGACGAAGGCCGGCTGGGTCCCCGAGGTCGACGAGGACGACGACGACATGCCGCTGTCCACGCGGCTGTCGATCGCGGACACCCTCACCCTGGCCAACGCGACCTGCGGCTTCCTCGCCGTCTACTTCACCACCACCGGCGTGCTCGTCCCGCACCTGGCGGGCGAGGACGCCGGCGGCATCGCCCGGCACAGCGCCGCCACCGCCGTGATCCTCATGCTGCTCGCCTCGGTCTTCGACCTCTTCGACGGCCTGGTGGCGCGCAAGCTGCGCAGCTCGGCGATGGGCGCGGAGCTGGACAACCTCTCCGACCTGATCAGCTTCGGGCTGGCGCCCGCCTACTTCGTGCTGGTCTACGGCATGGTCGCCGACGACGCGTACCAGCGGGTCTCCACGGTGGCCGCGGTCGCGGTGGTGCTGGCGGTGGTGCTGCGGCTTGCCCGGTTCTCCTGCGTCACCGTGCGGGACGGCGTCTTCCAGGGCATGCCGAGCCCCTTCGGGGCGCTGACGGTGATCTCGGTGGTGCTGCTGGAGCTGCCGTTCGTGCCGACGCTGCTGGCGATCGTCGGGGTGGCCTGGCTGATGGTGAGCCGCGTGGAGTACCCCAAGCCGCGCGGCCGGCTCGCGGTGGCCACGCTCGTGTGGATCTTCATCAGCATGACCTGCCTGGGCGCGTGGGCGTTCGACGCGCCGAACGGGCAGTTGCTGCTCCAGACCGGCTGCGCGCTGCAGATAGTGACGGCCGCGACCATCCCGCTGTTCGCCACCGCCCGCCGGGTGAACACCTTCCGCGTCGGCCGCCGCGAGGCGCGCGCCGCCGCGCAGGGCTGA
- a CDS encoding M4 family metallopeptidase, with translation MKSTRLGAVVAALALTAGLTGAFTGTTSAAPPPPEQPGGKARALAAADRAADSGLDGLRHSPGEELVRTKVTPWDDGLYYAAYERTYLGLPVTGGDAVVLADSRGRVLDVAAAPAPELSLSPRATVSAAAAERTATARVAHPEKATAPELGVLLKGGNGGNGGKGVLTWQSTVTGTTAAGAPSVREVYVDARTGKVVETREQVRDASGQGYHYGTVEIDTAANSMTDPLRTGFQCGGQNGAPYTTPPWGNGGANDLETACVDIMYAAQQEFDMLKEWTGYNGQNGRGGLVPARAGLSVVNAYYDGSKTTYGRNQTGTNQLTSIDVVAHEYGHEIFDRTPGSSGSGSENGGMNESTGDIFGAITEAYVNSPADPPDYTVGEKARFYGDTRPIRNMYNPSLVNNDPNCYTQLGSGTEVHAAAGPQNHWFYLLAEGSSPGGGKPDSPICAGGPSAVTGVGVQKAAKIFMGGLLLKTSGWNHRAARAATVTAAKATYGATECNAVKAAWSAIAVPAAAGEADCGGSQTPDFSLALAPNSGSAEAGGSATATVSTTTTGGNPQSVALTASGVPAGVTASFSPATVTSGNSATLTLDVAAGTADGTYPITVTGTGSATHTVTYTLTVGSDPGPGTWAAGTSYRAGDTVTYGGQGYRCLQAHTALPGWEPPNVPALWQPV, from the coding sequence GTGAAGTCCACAAGACTTGGCGCGGTCGTGGCGGCACTCGCCCTGACCGCCGGCCTGACCGGTGCCTTCACCGGCACCACCAGCGCCGCGCCGCCGCCACCCGAGCAGCCGGGCGGCAAGGCCCGCGCCCTCGCCGCCGCCGACCGCGCCGCGGACAGCGGGCTCGACGGGCTGCGCCACAGCCCCGGCGAGGAACTCGTCCGCACCAAGGTGACCCCCTGGGACGACGGGCTCTACTACGCCGCGTACGAACGCACCTACCTCGGGCTGCCGGTCACCGGCGGCGACGCCGTCGTGCTCGCCGACAGCCGCGGGCGCGTCCTCGACGTGGCCGCCGCGCCCGCGCCCGAGCTGTCGCTCTCCCCGCGCGCCACGGTCTCCGCGGCCGCCGCCGAGCGGACCGCCACCGCGCGGGTCGCGCACCCGGAGAAGGCCACGGCGCCTGAACTCGGCGTGCTGCTCAAGGGCGGCAACGGCGGCAACGGCGGCAAGGGCGTGCTGACCTGGCAGTCCACCGTCACCGGAACCACCGCCGCCGGCGCCCCCAGCGTGCGCGAGGTGTACGTCGACGCCCGTACCGGCAAGGTCGTCGAGACCCGCGAGCAGGTCCGCGACGCCTCCGGGCAGGGCTACCACTACGGCACCGTCGAGATCGACACCGCCGCCAACTCCATGACCGACCCGCTGCGCACCGGCTTCCAGTGCGGCGGCCAGAACGGCGCCCCGTACACCACCCCGCCCTGGGGCAACGGCGGCGCGAACGACCTGGAGACGGCCTGCGTCGACATCATGTACGCGGCCCAGCAGGAGTTCGACATGCTCAAGGAGTGGACGGGCTACAACGGCCAGAACGGCCGCGGCGGCCTCGTCCCCGCCCGCGCCGGACTCAGCGTCGTCAACGCCTACTACGACGGCTCCAAGACCACCTACGGCCGCAACCAGACCGGTACCAACCAGCTCACGTCCATCGACGTCGTCGCGCACGAGTACGGGCACGAGATCTTCGACCGCACCCCCGGATCAAGCGGCTCGGGCAGCGAGAACGGCGGCATGAACGAGTCCACCGGCGACATCTTCGGCGCCATCACCGAGGCGTACGTCAACAGCCCCGCCGATCCGCCCGACTACACCGTCGGCGAGAAGGCCCGCTTCTACGGCGACACCCGCCCCATCCGCAACATGTACAACCCGTCGCTGGTCAACAACGACCCCAACTGCTACACCCAGCTCGGCTCCGGCACCGAGGTGCACGCCGCGGCCGGCCCGCAGAACCACTGGTTCTACCTGCTCGCCGAGGGCTCCAGTCCGGGCGGCGGCAAGCCGGACAGCCCGATCTGCGCCGGCGGCCCCTCCGCCGTCACCGGCGTCGGCGTGCAGAAGGCCGCGAAGATCTTCATGGGCGGGCTGCTGCTGAAGACCTCCGGCTGGAACCACCGCGCCGCCCGCGCGGCGACCGTCACCGCCGCCAAGGCCACCTACGGCGCCACCGAGTGCAACGCCGTCAAGGCGGCCTGGAGCGCCATCGCCGTGCCCGCGGCGGCCGGCGAGGCCGACTGCGGCGGCAGCCAGACGCCGGACTTCTCCCTCGCGCTGGCGCCGAACTCCGGGAGCGCCGAGGCCGGCGGCTCCGCCACCGCCACCGTGAGCACCACGACGACCGGCGGGAACCCGCAGAGCGTCGCGCTCACCGCCTCCGGCGTGCCCGCCGGCGTCACGGCGTCCTTCTCCCCGGCGACGGTGACCTCGGGCAACTCCGCGACCCTGACGCTCGACGTCGCCGCCGGGACCGCCGACGGCACGTACCCGATCACGGTGACCGGCACCGGCAGCGCCACCCACACGGTGACGTACACCCTGACCGTCGGCTCCGACCCGGGCCCCGGCACCTGGGCGGCCGGCACCTCCTACCGGGCCGGTGACACCGTCACGTACGGCGGCCAGGGCTACCGCTGCCTCCAGGCCCACACGGCCCTGCCGGGCTGGGAGCCGCCGAACGTGCCCGCGCTCTGGCAGCCCGTCTGA
- a CDS encoding LysR family transcriptional regulator codes for MELELRHLQAVCRIAETGSLAGAARLLGVSQPALSAQLRRIERVAGGELFTRTPRGVLPTPLGEFVLSKAHRVLGEMEALAAGARAAAAGPLRLGSIVLVMLGALVTELDELLPGRQTTVDSEDSVTALTRLLGSGHYDAILYGEVNDHRTPLPSGVTARTLVAGEPFWIALSARHRLAERERVELGDLADEQWMAMTSQDDGGPEALHAACTTAGFTPSLRYRIGDTALNRRLIAAGRAVAVFQPTAPATAGVALRPLSGDPIRGRLTLAWQRRAVPAEQANLLYRAASRAYEAGLANNPRYGTWWKEHPEIHPERT; via the coding sequence ATGGAGCTGGAGTTACGGCACCTGCAGGCTGTCTGCCGGATCGCCGAGACCGGCAGCCTCGCGGGCGCCGCCCGCCTCCTCGGCGTCTCCCAGCCGGCGCTGTCGGCCCAGCTCCGCCGCATCGAGCGGGTGGCGGGCGGCGAGCTGTTCACGCGCACCCCGCGGGGCGTACTGCCCACGCCGCTGGGCGAGTTCGTACTGTCCAAGGCGCACCGGGTGCTCGGCGAGATGGAGGCGCTGGCGGCCGGCGCCCGCGCCGCGGCGGCGGGGCCGCTGCGGCTGGGGAGCATCGTGCTGGTGATGCTCGGCGCGCTGGTCACGGAGCTGGACGAACTGCTGCCGGGGCGGCAGACGACGGTCGACAGCGAGGACTCCGTCACGGCGCTGACCCGGCTGCTGGGCTCCGGCCACTACGACGCGATCCTCTACGGCGAGGTCAACGACCACCGCACGCCGCTCCCTTCCGGCGTCACGGCCCGCACGCTGGTCGCGGGCGAGCCGTTCTGGATCGCCCTGTCGGCCCGCCACCGGCTCGCGGAGCGGGAGCGGGTGGAGCTGGGCGACCTGGCGGACGAGCAGTGGATGGCGATGACGAGCCAGGACGACGGCGGCCCGGAAGCGCTCCACGCCGCCTGCACGACCGCGGGCTTCACCCCGTCGCTGCGCTACCGCATCGGCGACACGGCCCTGAACCGCCGCCTGATAGCGGCCGGCCGCGCGGTAGCCGTCTTCCAGCCCACGGCCCCGGCCACGGCAGGCGTGGCCCTGCGCCCCCTGTCAGGCGACCCGATCAGGGGCCGCCTGACCCTGGCCTGGCAACGCCGCGCGGTCCCGGCGGAACAGGCGAACCTGCTGTACCGGGCGGCGTCCCGGGCGTACGAGGCGGGATTGGCGAACAACCCGCGGTATGGGACGTGGTGGAAGGAGCACCCGGAGATCCACCCGGAACGCACGTGA
- a CDS encoding glycerate kinase translates to MTRVLIAADKFKGSLTAEEVAQRVTAGLRKVAPGLAVEALPVADGGDGTVAAALAAGFERREARVTGPLGDPVTAAYALRDGTAVVEMAEASGLQLLPPGRFAPRTATTYGSGELLRAALDAGARSIVFGVGGSATSDGGAGMLAALGGDFLDAEGAPVGPGGGPLADLARADLSGIDPRFASVELILASDVDNPLTGPTGAPAVYGPQKGASAADVEALDAALGHYVRVLEEAVGPRAAALAREPGAGAAGGIGYGALIGLGAVFRPGIEVLLDVLGFGAAVARADLVITGEGSLDRQTLHGKAPAGVASAARAAGKRVVAVCGGLSIDEAALRGAGIERAYALSTLEPDVNRSMRNAGPLLESLAESLAHDYL, encoded by the coding sequence GTGACCCGGGTGCTGATCGCGGCCGACAAGTTCAAGGGCTCCCTCACCGCAGAAGAGGTCGCCCAGCGGGTGACCGCGGGGCTGCGGAAGGTCGCGCCCGGCCTCGCCGTCGAGGCCCTGCCCGTCGCTGACGGCGGCGACGGCACGGTGGCCGCGGCGCTGGCGGCGGGCTTCGAGCGCCGCGAGGCGCGGGTCACGGGGCCGCTCGGCGATCCGGTCACCGCGGCGTACGCGCTGCGCGACGGCACCGCCGTCGTCGAGATGGCCGAGGCGTCGGGGCTGCAACTGCTGCCCCCCGGCCGCTTCGCGCCGCGCACCGCCACCACGTACGGCAGCGGCGAACTCCTGCGCGCGGCGCTCGACGCCGGGGCGCGGAGCATCGTCTTCGGCGTCGGCGGCAGCGCGACCTCGGACGGCGGCGCGGGCATGCTCGCGGCCCTGGGCGGGGACTTCCTGGACGCGGAGGGTGCGCCGGTGGGCCCCGGGGGCGGACCCCTGGCGGACCTTGCGCGGGCGGACCTGAGCGGGATCGACCCGCGGTTCGCGTCGGTGGAGCTGATCCTCGCCAGCGACGTCGACAACCCGCTGACGGGTCCGACCGGCGCGCCGGCGGTCTACGGCCCGCAGAAGGGTGCGAGCGCGGCGGACGTCGAGGCGCTGGACGCGGCGCTGGGACACTACGTGCGGGTGCTGGAGGAGGCCGTGGGGCCGCGGGCGGCCGCGCTGGCGCGGGAGCCGGGCGCGGGGGCGGCGGGAGGCATCGGCTACGGGGCGCTGATCGGCCTCGGCGCGGTCTTCCGGCCCGGGATCGAGGTGCTGCTCGACGTCCTGGGCTTCGGAGCGGCGGTCGCGCGGGCGGACCTCGTGATCACGGGCGAGGGCTCGCTGGACCGCCAGACGCTGCACGGCAAGGCCCCGGCGGGCGTGGCGTCGGCGGCCCGCGCGGCGGGAAAGCGGGTGGTGGCGGTGTGCGGGGGCCTGTCGATCGACGAGGCGGCGCTACGGGGTGCGGGGATCGAGCGCGCGTACGCGCTGTCGACGCTGGAGCCGGACGTAAACCGCTCGATGCGCAACGCGGGCCCCCTGCTGGAGTCACTGGCGGAGTCCCTGGCCCACGACTACCTCTGA
- a CDS encoding methylated-DNA--[protein]-cysteine S-methyltransferase, translating to MRTHTTVDSPVGPLALVAEDDSLTGLYMTDQRHRPADETFGTPADPEDPPFAAAAAQLAAYFAGERTDFDLPLHLSGTPFQQRVWEQLRQIPYGETISYGELAERVGNPAASRAVGMANGRNPVGIVVPCHRVVGANGSLTGYGGGIDRKKQLLALERREG from the coding sequence TCGTCGCCGAGGACGACAGCCTCACCGGGCTCTACATGACCGACCAGCGCCACCGCCCCGCCGACGAGACCTTCGGCACCCCCGCCGACCCGGAGGACCCGCCGTTCGCGGCGGCGGCCGCGCAGCTCGCGGCGTACTTCGCGGGCGAGCGCACCGACTTCGACCTGCCGCTGCACCTGTCCGGCACGCCGTTCCAGCAGCGGGTGTGGGAGCAACTGCGGCAGATCCCGTACGGCGAGACGATCTCCTACGGCGAACTCGCCGAGCGCGTCGGCAACCCCGCCGCCTCCCGCGCCGTCGGCATGGCCAACGGGCGCAACCCCGTCGGGATCGTCGTCCCCTGCCACCGCGTCGTCGGCGCCAACGGCAGCCTCACCGGATACGGGGGCGGGATCGACCGCAAGAAGCAGTTGCTCGCGCTGGAGCGGCGGGAGGGCTGA